The Thermoanaerobaculia bacterium genome segment AGGACGGCGCCTCATGGCCGTGAGGCCCGGCGGGAAGTCGCGGCCGGTCTTCGGCATTCCGGGCAACGTCTTCCTCATGGATGTGGCGCCCGACGGCCGCGTCCTCCTGACGCGCGAGGAGCGGTCGATCCAGACCATCGCGTACCTTCCGGGAGCCGAGAAAGGACGGGACCTCTCCTGGCTCGGGTATTCGTTCGGCCAGGACTTCTCCCCCGACGACCGGCTGCTCCTGACGACGTACGTCGGGGAGGGAAGCGGGAACAACTACACCACGTATCTCCGGCCGACCGACGGCTCGCCGGCGGCTCGGGTCGGAGAGGGAGGCGGCCTGGCGCTCTCTCCGGACGGGAAGTGGGTCGCCGACGTCGTCTATACCCCGTCCCCGCGGGTCGTCCTCTATCCGATGGGAGCGGGCGAAGCGCGCTCGATCGCCGTCGACGTCCCGGTCGAAACCGGAAACTGGATTTCGAACGAAAGCCTCGTCCTCGTGGCGGCGTCCGGAGCGAGCCGGCGCGCCTTCCGTCTCGATGTCGGCGCGGGAAAGCTCGTCCCCCTGACGCCGGAGGGGGTCGATGCGTTCGACCCCTACGTGCCCGTCACTCCCGACGGCCGCGCCGTCGTGCTGCGCGGGCCCGACCGGCGGCCGGCGCTCTACCCGATCTCCGGCGGCGCCCCGACTCCCGTCGCGGGATGGCGCGACGGCGACCTGCCGGTCCGGTTCGCGGACGAAAGAACGCTCTTCGTGGTCGGCGGAGATCTCCCGATCCGGATCGAGCAGCTCGACGTGTCGACCGGCGCGCGCCGTCCCTGGCGCCAGTTCGACGTCTCCGACGCGGCCGGCCTCCAGAACGCCTACGGCCCGGTCGTGATGAGCCGCGACGGCCGCGCGATCGCCTGCAATTACACCCGTCGTCTGAGCTCGCTCTTCCTCGGCGAGGGGATTCGATGATCCGCCCTCGCTCCTTCGAAGCGGAGCCTGCCGCGAGCCCTCGCGCTTCGCTCGGGAAAGGCTCCGCGTGGCGGGCGAGATTGCGAGCCCGCCTTCGCTCGCTCCGCTTCGCCGCGGGAGGTCGCTCGTGCCGTTAGCCGCCGGAACGAAGCTGGGTCCCTATGAAGTCATCTCTCCCCTGGGGGCCGGGGGAATGGGCGAGGTCTACAAGGCGAAGGACACGAAGCTCAACCGCCTCGTCGCGATCAAGGTGCTGCCCGAATCGCTCGCCAGAGACCCCGACGCGCTCTCCCGCTTCGAGCGCGAGGCGCACGCGGTCGCCGCCCTGAACCACCCGAACATCCTCTCGATCCACGATTTCGGGAAAGAGGGCGGCGTCGCGTACGCGGTGACGGAGCTCCTCGAGGGAGAGACCCTGCGGTCCCGACTCGAAGCCTCCTCCCTTCCCCAGCGCCGCGCCGTCGACATCGCGATCCCGATCGCCCGCGGTCTCGCCGCGGCGCACGAAAAGGGGATCATCCACCGGGACCTCAAGCCGGAGAACGTCTTCCTGACCTCCGACGGCCGCGTCAAGATCCTCGACTTCGGCCTGGCGAAGAAGGTCGCGGTCGACGCGGCGATCACGAATGCGCCGACGGCGCCGGCCGGGACCGAACCGGGGACGGTTCTCGGGACGGTCGGATACATGTCGCCCGAGCAGGTGCGCGGACGCGAGCTCGATCCGCGGACGGACATCTTCTCGTTCGGCGCGATCCTCTACGAGATGCTCGCGGGCAAACGCGCCTTCAAGGGCGACACCGGGATCGAGACGCTGAACGCGATCCTGAAGGAGGAGCCGCCGGAGCTCCTCGAATCGGGCCGCAACATCTCTCCCGCGCTCGACCGGATCGTCCGCCGGTGTCTCGAAAAGTCGCCCGAAGCCCGGTTCCATTCCGCGAGCGACCTGGCTTTCGATCTGGAGTCCGTTTCCGGTGCCTCGACGTCGCGCCCCGCCGTATCGGGAAAGGCCGGCGGCCGGCCAATGCCGCGTCCGGTCGCGATTGCCGCCGCGGCGGCGATCATCGCGGCCGTCGCCGCGGCGTACGGCCTCGGCCGCCGGATCGAGAGGCGCTCGACGCCCGGGAGCCGGACGTTCTCGCAGCTGACCTACCGCCAGGAGCCGATCTTCAACGCGCGGTTCGCGCCCGACGGAAAGACCGTCTTCTACGCCTCCGCACCGTCGGGCAGCACTCCGTCGATCTTCGCCGTCCGCCCCGGCTTCCCCGGCGCGTCGATTTTCGGTCCGCCCGGGACCGCGCTCCTCTCCGTGTCGTCGAAAGGCGAGCTCGCCGTCCTCACGCATCCGAAGTTCATGCGCCACGACGTCTTCCTCGGGACGCTCGCGCGGATGCCCCTCGAGGGAGGTGCGCCGCGCGAAGTGCTCGACGGCGTCCGGGAAGCGGACTGGTCGCCCGACGGCTCGGGGCTCGCCATCATCCGGACGGTGGCCGGAAAGGATCGCCTCGAGTTCCCCGTCGGGACGGCCCTTCGCGAGGTCGGCGGTTATCTCAGCAACCCGCGGTTCTCGCCTTCCGGCGACCGCATCGCCTTCTTCGAGCATCCGATCAAGTGGGACGACCGCGGCCTCGTGGCGGTCGTGGACCTGAAAGGGAACCGCAAGGTCCTGTCCGAAGGCTACTGGGGAGAGGAAGGCCTCGCCTGGTCGCGCGACGGACGCGAGGTTCTGTTCTCCGCGGGAACCGCATACAACAATTTCAAGGTGTACGCCGTCGACCTCGCCGGCCATCGTCGCGACGCGCTGGAGAGCGCCGGCGGCGTCACCGTGCAGGACGTCGGCGCCGACGGCCGCTGGCTCGTCACGCGCGACGACTTCCTCCGGGAAATGCCGGTGTTCGCGCCGGGCGAGAAGGCGGAGAAGGACCTCTCCTGGCT includes the following:
- a CDS encoding protein kinase, which codes for MPLAAGTKLGPYEVISPLGAGGMGEVYKAKDTKLNRLVAIKVLPESLARDPDALSRFEREAHAVAALNHPNILSIHDFGKEGGVAYAVTELLEGETLRSRLEASSLPQRRAVDIAIPIARGLAAAHEKGIIHRDLKPENVFLTSDGRVKILDFGLAKKVAVDAAITNAPTAPAGTEPGTVLGTVGYMSPEQVRGRELDPRTDIFSFGAILYEMLAGKRAFKGDTGIETLNAILKEEPPELLESGRNISPALDRIVRRCLEKSPEARFHSASDLAFDLESVSGASTSRPAVSGKAGGRPMPRPVAIAAAAAIIAAVAAAYGLGRRIERRSTPGSRTFSQLTYRQEPIFNARFAPDGKTVFYASAPSGSTPSIFAVRPGFPGASIFGPPGTALLSVSSKGELAVLTHPKFMRHDVFLGTLARMPLEGGAPREVLDGVREADWSPDGSGLAIIRTVAGKDRLEFPVGTALREVGGYLSNPRFSPSGDRIAFFEHPIKWDDRGLVAVVDLKGNRKVLSEGYWGEEGLAWSRDGREVLFSAGTAYNNFKVYAVDLAGHRRDALESAGGVTVQDVGADGRWLVTRDDFLREMPVFAPGEKAEKDLSWLDLSDAVSLTADGRTLLFNESSGSVGVNYAACLRGTDGSPVVRLGEGFAQDLSRDGKWALVSIPTSPQQLVLDPTGPGETRRLDTGGILSIESARFFPDGANVLACGNEEGHAVRCYVLPVGGGKPRPVTPEGTTDGMVSPDAATILVRQIGGAGLALYPAGGGAPRPVPGSLRDEWVVQWGVDGRSVLVVQAAEMPARIDRLELATGRRTPVRTLGGSRLAGALQLGTVVMTPDEKYYAYSTRVMISRLFLVEGAR